From the genome of Nicotiana tabacum cultivar K326 chromosome 17, ASM71507v2, whole genome shotgun sequence:
TTTGGCTTAAATTGCTTCTTCGGACTGCTTATTTCGTCTTGGGCCCAATACACTAAAAAGCATGCTTATGTTTTCTAGAAAGAATTAGAAGAATCTAGTGAGAAAGTAAAATGtatttattttcctttgtttCTGTACATATCTAATAGGTAGTTATAGCTTGACAAATAAACATAGGACAAGTGGATAGTTAGTTATGCAAAAGATTCttttattatttgtatatatacacaTGACTTGTACAGAAAGAATTCACTGAATACACTGAAAAGTTTCAGCTTCACAAAATTCTTTCATGCGTCAATGAATTctattagtaattaattaataccATTCGGTTAACAAATTGTCACCCATTTACTTTTTAACTCTTACAAAAGGTAATTTTAAACCAAAGCCAAAAGTGAAGAGATAAATTTAGACCATTTTTCTCACATATTTTACATTCAGCCAATTACCCCGGTTCATGCTAGAGCTCTATTTAAATCAAGGATAAATACAAGATGGTTCGCGAAGAGTATGAATAAGCCCAAAAGTATAATCAaggaataaattaaaatatttcgtatggtaaaaataacaaaatgaaaattttgatatttttttttgaagttcATTAATTTTGTTCAGTTATGAAGTAAATATCTTTTAAAATATATTCTTTTCGAAATTAATTTTCGGGGATTAATTACCATACTGTTGAAAATATTCCTGTTACTTGTTTTTTATCAACATACAAACAAAAACACTACTTCTGCATAAAACAATACAAGACAAGGCCCAATACGCACTTCCCCACTGCTATTACGCTCAAGAACTGTGTATGACCAActaaataccaaaaaaaaaaaaaatacaaaatataattttGAACTATAACTTTCTTGTATAAAACATTTGGGTGTAAAATAGTTTTTCAGAAAAATATTACGGCGAACAATAGCGATGTACTAGATAAGTCTGTGATGCATGCACTTCTTTTTGTATATGTTTATAGTCAACTCGGacattttctttttctataatatatatatctcCACCGCGAATCctaatattattaaatttatagTATATTGTTAACGCAATTTGTACATGTTCGCACGTCTCGAGTTTCTGAACCTAAAGGAGGTGCTTCTCACGTATGCTACTACCTACAACTCAAAGCGATGATCATTTTCATTGGCTActtcaaaaattatatatatagataggTATACATTAACAAAACAAGCAATTCCACTTCATTATTTCAGTTGAAGCTCCTCTTCCCCAAATTTCAAAGAATGAAGAGTTTTTCAAGTACCGCCACTTTGCTTTACGCCACGGCCTTCTTTCTAGTGGCCTTCGTTTCTGCTTTACCATTTGACGATATTGACCTTCCTTTCGATTACTATAGCCTTAGCTGTCCCAAGCTTGAGGAGATTGTACACAACAAAATGGAGGAATGGGTTAAAAAAGATTATACCCTTGCTCCTGCTCTCATGAGGTTGCATTTCCACGACTGCGTTGTTAGGGTAAGTAAGCATATTCGAGAGATAATTTAaccttaaattcttattttacttttaatcaTGCTTTTATATATAGCCATAAAAATGTCATAGAATATTTAAAATCACATATTTaagaagtttttctttcattcTTAAACTTCGTCCTCGATCAAACACCATCATATaaattgaacataaataagtTGAATTATAGTTAATATAACCCCAAAAAGGTCTAGTTTAAAGCTATATCTCcactttttggaatttttatttgAGTGTACAAGATGTGATACCTAGGTACAAAATGTTCTTTAATTAAGTTTGATATTGTGTACATGGATGGTAGGGATGTGATGCTTCAATACTGTTAGACCACGAAGGAAGTGAGAAGAGTGCCAAAGCAAGTAAGACATTAAGGGGATTCGAGGTAATAGAGGACATCAAAAGAGAAGTGGAGAGAGTGTGCCCAAGGACAGTGTCGTGTGCTGATATTCTAACCGTAGCTGCTCGAGACGCCACACTTGCTGTAGGTGGTCCATTTTGGATGGTTCCATATGGTAGGAAAGATGGTACAGTTTCATATGCTAAGGAAGCTGATCAATTGGTCCCTACGGGTCACGAAGTAGTCACTGATTTGCTTGAACTTTTCCAGTCCAAGGGCTTGAATGTTCTCGACTTGGTTGTCCTCTCTGGTGAGTCCAACTAGCCACCTAGCTTCTATTTTATATGACACATTTTTTGTTTTAGTATGATCCCAAAAGAATTGCACATTCTCTTACTTATATATGAAAACTACGTAACTTAACATCCATATTTTCGTTTATTGACATGACTTGTTGGCCGGACTCACTTGATATAAACGttcattttttttaatgattAAAAAAAGGACATGTGAAATTCTCACAGACATTCATTTAATTGGTTAATTTTGACACCTTACGCAGATTTGGCTTACatatcaaaattttcctttaatttcttaAACTTCATATATATTCAGTCAAACACTTCCAGATAAACTCAGACAGGAAGGGTAATCCTTATCTATGTAGCTATTTTTGGTTTAATGATCGATCGGGGATATCGATGGACTAGATCTACGCCCATCAAATTAAAGTAGCAAAAAAAGCTATAACTCAAATTAAGAATTACAG
Proteins encoded in this window:
- the LOC107782876 gene encoding peroxidase 7-like is translated as MKSFSSTATLLYATAFFLVAFVSALPFDDIDLPFDYYSLSCPKLEEIVHNKMEEWVKKDYTLAPALMRLHFHDCVVRGCDASILLDHEGSEKSAKASKTLRGFEVIEDIKREVERVCPRTVSCADILTVAARDATLAVGGPFWMVPYGRKDGTVSYAKEADQLVPTGHEVVTDLLELFQSKGLNVLDLVVLSGAHTIGRTTCESLQYRLYNYNGTRKSDSRLDHLYLNYLERKCRWASEYVDLDAVTPKKFDVQYYKNLQKGMGLLLTDQLLYSDPRTAPIVTALATQPDVFENLFAASMVKLGNIQDYLSVDGEVRLSCASVNSPGY